A genomic stretch from Barnesiella intestinihominis YIT 11860 includes:
- a CDS encoding DUF3846 domain-containing protein, translating into MTEIIKTDGTRQPVQPANGSDFTLEEMQAIVGGYIELVELDGSTTMVVNEEGKLIPLSLNLEASRIFRAHHPASKDFIVGDVLVCNNNQIR; encoded by the coding sequence ATGACAGAAATCATCAAAACGGACGGAACACGCCAACCCGTGCAGCCAGCCAATGGCTCAGACTTCACGCTGGAGGAGATGCAGGCGATTGTCGGCGGCTACATCGAACTGGTGGAACTGGACGGGAGCACGACAATGGTCGTCAACGAGGAAGGCAAACTTATCCCTCTGTCCCTCAATCTTGAAGCGAGCAGGATATTCCGTGCTCATCACCCGGCGTCGAAAGACTTCATCGTTGGGGACGTACTTGTGTGCAATAACAATCAAATCAGATAA